A single genomic interval of Prunus dulcis chromosome 5, ALMONDv2, whole genome shotgun sequence harbors:
- the LOC117627396 gene encoding serine/threonine-protein kinase BLUS1-like isoform X6, with translation MGRMGANSRSHSANPSDYKLLEEVGYGASATVYRAIYLPFNEVVAVKCLDLDRCGSNFEDIRREAQTMSLIDHPNVVKAYCSFVVERNLWVIMPFMAEGSCLHLMKIAYPDGFEESAIGSILKETLKALVYLHKQGHIHRDVKAGNILLDTNGVVKLADFGVSACLFDAADRQRSRNTFVGTPCWMAPEVLQPGSGYNSKADIWSFGITALELAHGHAPFSKYPPMKVLLMTIQNAPPGLDYDRDKKFSKSFKEMVAMCLVKDQTKRPTAEKLLKHSFFKNAKPPELSIKKLFTDLPPLWNRVKALQLKDAAQLALKKMPSAEQEAISQSEYQRGVSAWNFDVEDLKAQASLVRDDDDIPEMMEEDEKLKSVVSYKQEATGCQSSLGKLNENSEPYWTEYKEVNDYEAQQVESLNKKGKVLESNILESGGQQKTAWKKNESSSEATASTSEKDMVQAKNKNLSVKSRQTQSGPLTPGAVLSHSVSERARIFERSENENQPAIDKAKCEVRRTPSFSGPLMLPNRASANSLSAPIKSSGGFRDSLDDKSKANLVQIKGRFSVTSENLDLVKDIPSSTIPRRSSQGSPLRKSASVGDWVFESRQMPTTPSAKELNNSNIPASLLLPHLQNLFQQTSIQQDIIMNLLSTLQPAEAVEGTQNGKLPPLPRSSETNGSLQQQLNAVSGQEENGDGR, from the exons ATGGGGAGGATGGGAGCCAATTCCAGGTCTCACTCTGCGAACCCCAGCGACTACAAGCTTCTGGAAGAGGTTGGCTATGGCGCCAGTGCTACAGTGTACAGAGCGATCTATCTCCCTTTCAATGAAGTCGTCGCTGTAAAATGTTTGGATCTCGATCGCTGCGGCAGCAATTTC GAAGATATACGGAGGGAGGCGCAAACGATGAGCTTGATAGATCACCCAAATGTTGTAAAGGCGTATTGTTCATTTGTTGTCGAGCGAAACCTTTGGGTGATCATGCCATTCATGGCAGAGGGTTCTTGTTTGCACCTCATGAAAATCGCATATCCGGATGGGTTTGAGGAGTCTGCGATCGGTTCTATCCTTAAGGAAACCCTAAAGGCTCTGGTTTACCTTCATAAACAAGGTCATATTCACCGAGATGTTAAG GCGGGAAACATACTACTTGATACTAATGGGGTGGTGAAACTTGCGGACTTTGGTGTTTCAGCTTGCTTGTTTGATGCAGCTGATAGGCAACGCTCAAGAAACACTTTCGTAGGAACGCCATGCTG GATGGCACCAGAGGTATTGCAACCAGGAAGTGGATACAATTCCAA GGCTGACATTTGGTCATTTGGTATAACGGCATTGGAGTTGGCCCATGGTCATGCACCATTTTCAAAGTACCCTCCAATGAAG GTTCTCCTCATGACCATACAGAATGCCCCTCCAGGACTTGATTATGATCGTGATAAAAAGTTCTCTAAG TCTTTTAAAGAAATGGTTGCAATGTGCTTGGTAAAAGATCAAACAAAGAGACCAACAGCAGAGAAATTATTGAAACACTCCTTTTTCAAGAACGCAAAACCTCCAGAGCTTTCTATAAAGAAATTGTTTACAGACTTGCCACCACTTTGGAATCGTGTAAAAGCACTCCAG CTCAAAGATGCAGCACAACTGGCTTTGAAGAAAATGCCTTCAGCAGAGCAAGAGGCAATATCACAG AGTGAGTACCAGCGAGGAGTCAGCGCCTGGAACTTTGATGTTGAGGATTTAAAAGCCCAAGCATCCCTG GTgcgagatgatgatgatattcCAGAAATgatggaagaagatgaaaagttGAAATCCGTTGTTAGTTATAAG CAGGAAGCAACTGGTTGCCAATCCAGTTTGGGGAAGTTGAACGAAAATAGTGAACCATATTGGACGGAATACAAAGAAGTAAATGATTATGAGGCACAACAGGTTGAAAGCTTGAACAAAAAAGGCAAGGTTCTTGAAAGTAATATACTGGAATCTGGTGGCCAGCAGAAAACAGCCTGGAAGAAAAATGAATCAAGCTCTGAGGCAACAGCATCTACATCAGAAAAAGACATGGTACAGGCCAAGAATAAAAATCTATCGGTGAAAAGTCGTCAAACGCAGAGTGGCCCACTCACACCTGGTGCTGTGCTTAGTCATTCAGTATCAGAAAGGGCTCGCATCTTTGAAAG GAGTGAGAATGAAAATCAACCGGCAATTGATAAAGCTAAATGTGAAGTACGACGAACACCAAGCTTTAGTGGTCCACTGATGCTTCCAAATCGAGCTTCGGCAAACAGTTTATCAGCTCCTATAAAATCTTCTGGAG GTTTTAGAGATTCTTTGGATGACAAGTCAAAGGCTAATTTGGTGCAAATTAAGGGGAGGTTTTCAGTGACATCAGAAAATTTAGATCTTGTAAAG GATATTCCATCAAGTACAATACCTCGTCGATCTTCACAG GGATCACCTCTAAGAAAGTCAGCAAGCGTTGGTGATTGGGTATTTGAATCCAGGCAAATG CCTACCACTCCGTCTGCCAAGGAGTTGAACAACAGCAACATACCTGCATCACTTCTCTTGCCTCACCTTCAGAATCTTTTTCAGCAGACGTCGATTCAACAG GATataattatgaatttactgAGCACCTTGCAACCAGCTGAGGCAGTAGAAG GTACTCAAAATGGAAAGTTGCCTCCACTGCCCCGCAGTTCTGAGACCAATGGAAGT TTACAGCAACAGCTGAATGCTGTATCTGGGCAGGAAGAAAATGGGGACGGAAGATAA
- the LOC117627396 gene encoding serine/threonine-protein kinase BLUS1-like isoform X3, with the protein MGRMGANSRSHSANPSDYKLLEEVGYGASATVYRAIYLPFNEVVAVKCLDLDRCGSNFEDIRREAQTMSLIDHPNVVKAYCSFVVERNLWVIMPFMAEGSCLHLMKIAYPDGFEESAIGSILKETLKALVYLHKQGHIHRDVKAGNILLDTNGVVKLADFGVSACLFDAADRQRSRNTFVGTPCWMAPEVLQPGSGYNSKADIWSFGITALELAHGHAPFSKYPPMKVLLMTIQNAPPGLDYDRDKKFSKSFKEMVAMCLVKDQTKRPTAEKLLKHSFFKNAKPPELSIKKLFTDLPPLWNRVKALQLKDAAQLALKKMPSAEQEAISQSEYQRGVSAWNFDVEDLKAQASLVRDDDDIPEMMEEDEKLKSVVSYKQEATGCQSSLGKLNENSEPYWTEYKEVNDYEAQQVESLNKKGKVLESNILESGGQQKTAWKKNESSSEATASTSEKDMVQAKNKNLSVKSRQTQSGPLTPGAVLSHSVSERARIFERSENENQPAIDKAKCEVRRTPSFSGPLMLPNRASANSLSAPIKSSGGFRDSLDDKSKANLVQIKGRFSVTSENLDLVKGSPLRKSASVGDWVFESRQMPTTPSAKELNNSNIPASLLLPHLQNLFQQTSIQQDIIMNLLSTLQPAEAVEGTQNGKLPPLPRSSETNGSVEAAVSERERLLLLKVSELQARMNNLSDELTAEKMRHIQLQQQLNAVSGQEENGDGR; encoded by the exons ATGGGGAGGATGGGAGCCAATTCCAGGTCTCACTCTGCGAACCCCAGCGACTACAAGCTTCTGGAAGAGGTTGGCTATGGCGCCAGTGCTACAGTGTACAGAGCGATCTATCTCCCTTTCAATGAAGTCGTCGCTGTAAAATGTTTGGATCTCGATCGCTGCGGCAGCAATTTC GAAGATATACGGAGGGAGGCGCAAACGATGAGCTTGATAGATCACCCAAATGTTGTAAAGGCGTATTGTTCATTTGTTGTCGAGCGAAACCTTTGGGTGATCATGCCATTCATGGCAGAGGGTTCTTGTTTGCACCTCATGAAAATCGCATATCCGGATGGGTTTGAGGAGTCTGCGATCGGTTCTATCCTTAAGGAAACCCTAAAGGCTCTGGTTTACCTTCATAAACAAGGTCATATTCACCGAGATGTTAAG GCGGGAAACATACTACTTGATACTAATGGGGTGGTGAAACTTGCGGACTTTGGTGTTTCAGCTTGCTTGTTTGATGCAGCTGATAGGCAACGCTCAAGAAACACTTTCGTAGGAACGCCATGCTG GATGGCACCAGAGGTATTGCAACCAGGAAGTGGATACAATTCCAA GGCTGACATTTGGTCATTTGGTATAACGGCATTGGAGTTGGCCCATGGTCATGCACCATTTTCAAAGTACCCTCCAATGAAG GTTCTCCTCATGACCATACAGAATGCCCCTCCAGGACTTGATTATGATCGTGATAAAAAGTTCTCTAAG TCTTTTAAAGAAATGGTTGCAATGTGCTTGGTAAAAGATCAAACAAAGAGACCAACAGCAGAGAAATTATTGAAACACTCCTTTTTCAAGAACGCAAAACCTCCAGAGCTTTCTATAAAGAAATTGTTTACAGACTTGCCACCACTTTGGAATCGTGTAAAAGCACTCCAG CTCAAAGATGCAGCACAACTGGCTTTGAAGAAAATGCCTTCAGCAGAGCAAGAGGCAATATCACAG AGTGAGTACCAGCGAGGAGTCAGCGCCTGGAACTTTGATGTTGAGGATTTAAAAGCCCAAGCATCCCTG GTgcgagatgatgatgatattcCAGAAATgatggaagaagatgaaaagttGAAATCCGTTGTTAGTTATAAG CAGGAAGCAACTGGTTGCCAATCCAGTTTGGGGAAGTTGAACGAAAATAGTGAACCATATTGGACGGAATACAAAGAAGTAAATGATTATGAGGCACAACAGGTTGAAAGCTTGAACAAAAAAGGCAAGGTTCTTGAAAGTAATATACTGGAATCTGGTGGCCAGCAGAAAACAGCCTGGAAGAAAAATGAATCAAGCTCTGAGGCAACAGCATCTACATCAGAAAAAGACATGGTACAGGCCAAGAATAAAAATCTATCGGTGAAAAGTCGTCAAACGCAGAGTGGCCCACTCACACCTGGTGCTGTGCTTAGTCATTCAGTATCAGAAAGGGCTCGCATCTTTGAAAG GAGTGAGAATGAAAATCAACCGGCAATTGATAAAGCTAAATGTGAAGTACGACGAACACCAAGCTTTAGTGGTCCACTGATGCTTCCAAATCGAGCTTCGGCAAACAGTTTATCAGCTCCTATAAAATCTTCTGGAG GTTTTAGAGATTCTTTGGATGACAAGTCAAAGGCTAATTTGGTGCAAATTAAGGGGAGGTTTTCAGTGACATCAGAAAATTTAGATCTTGTAAAG GGATCACCTCTAAGAAAGTCAGCAAGCGTTGGTGATTGGGTATTTGAATCCAGGCAAATG CCTACCACTCCGTCTGCCAAGGAGTTGAACAACAGCAACATACCTGCATCACTTCTCTTGCCTCACCTTCAGAATCTTTTTCAGCAGACGTCGATTCAACAG GATataattatgaatttactgAGCACCTTGCAACCAGCTGAGGCAGTAGAAG GTACTCAAAATGGAAAGTTGCCTCCACTGCCCCGCAGTTCTGAGACCAATGGAAGT GTCGAAGCTGCAGTTTCTGAGAGGGAGCGTTTATTGCTCCTCAAGGTCTCTGAGCTTCAAGCTAG gaTGAACAACTTGAGTGATGAACTGACTGCTGAAAAGATGAGACACATTCAA TTACAGCAACAGCTGAATGCTGTATCTGGGCAGGAAGAAAATGGGGACGGAAGATAA
- the LOC117627396 gene encoding serine/threonine-protein kinase BLUS1-like isoform X1, which translates to MGRMGANSRSHSANPSDYKLLEEVGYGASATVYRAIYLPFNEVVAVKCLDLDRCGSNFEDIRREAQTMSLIDHPNVVKAYCSFVVERNLWVIMPFMAEGSCLHLMKIAYPDGFEESAIGSILKETLKALVYLHKQGHIHRDVKAGNILLDTNGVVKLADFGVSACLFDAADRQRSRNTFVGTPCWMAPEVLQPGSGYNSKADIWSFGITALELAHGHAPFSKYPPMKVLLMTIQNAPPGLDYDRDKKFSKSFKEMVAMCLVKDQTKRPTAEKLLKHSFFKNAKPPELSIKKLFTDLPPLWNRVKALQLKDAAQLALKKMPSAEQEAISQSEYQRGVSAWNFDVEDLKAQASLVRDDDDIPEMMEEDEKLKSVVSYKQEATGCQSSLGKLNENSEPYWTEYKEVNDYEAQQVESLNKKGKVLESNILESGGQQKTAWKKNESSSEATASTSEKDMVQAKNKNLSVKSRQTQSGPLTPGAVLSHSVSERARIFERSENENQPAIDKAKCEVRRTPSFSGPLMLPNRASANSLSAPIKSSGGFRDSLDDKSKANLVQIKGRFSVTSENLDLVKDIPSSTIPRRSSQGSPLRKSASVGDWVFESRQMPTTPSAKELNNSNIPASLLLPHLQNLFQQTSIQQDIIMNLLSTLQPAEAVEGTQNGKLPPLPRSSETNGSVEAAVSERERLLLLKVSELQARMNNLSDELTAEKMRHIQLQQQLNAVSGQEENGDGR; encoded by the exons ATGGGGAGGATGGGAGCCAATTCCAGGTCTCACTCTGCGAACCCCAGCGACTACAAGCTTCTGGAAGAGGTTGGCTATGGCGCCAGTGCTACAGTGTACAGAGCGATCTATCTCCCTTTCAATGAAGTCGTCGCTGTAAAATGTTTGGATCTCGATCGCTGCGGCAGCAATTTC GAAGATATACGGAGGGAGGCGCAAACGATGAGCTTGATAGATCACCCAAATGTTGTAAAGGCGTATTGTTCATTTGTTGTCGAGCGAAACCTTTGGGTGATCATGCCATTCATGGCAGAGGGTTCTTGTTTGCACCTCATGAAAATCGCATATCCGGATGGGTTTGAGGAGTCTGCGATCGGTTCTATCCTTAAGGAAACCCTAAAGGCTCTGGTTTACCTTCATAAACAAGGTCATATTCACCGAGATGTTAAG GCGGGAAACATACTACTTGATACTAATGGGGTGGTGAAACTTGCGGACTTTGGTGTTTCAGCTTGCTTGTTTGATGCAGCTGATAGGCAACGCTCAAGAAACACTTTCGTAGGAACGCCATGCTG GATGGCACCAGAGGTATTGCAACCAGGAAGTGGATACAATTCCAA GGCTGACATTTGGTCATTTGGTATAACGGCATTGGAGTTGGCCCATGGTCATGCACCATTTTCAAAGTACCCTCCAATGAAG GTTCTCCTCATGACCATACAGAATGCCCCTCCAGGACTTGATTATGATCGTGATAAAAAGTTCTCTAAG TCTTTTAAAGAAATGGTTGCAATGTGCTTGGTAAAAGATCAAACAAAGAGACCAACAGCAGAGAAATTATTGAAACACTCCTTTTTCAAGAACGCAAAACCTCCAGAGCTTTCTATAAAGAAATTGTTTACAGACTTGCCACCACTTTGGAATCGTGTAAAAGCACTCCAG CTCAAAGATGCAGCACAACTGGCTTTGAAGAAAATGCCTTCAGCAGAGCAAGAGGCAATATCACAG AGTGAGTACCAGCGAGGAGTCAGCGCCTGGAACTTTGATGTTGAGGATTTAAAAGCCCAAGCATCCCTG GTgcgagatgatgatgatattcCAGAAATgatggaagaagatgaaaagttGAAATCCGTTGTTAGTTATAAG CAGGAAGCAACTGGTTGCCAATCCAGTTTGGGGAAGTTGAACGAAAATAGTGAACCATATTGGACGGAATACAAAGAAGTAAATGATTATGAGGCACAACAGGTTGAAAGCTTGAACAAAAAAGGCAAGGTTCTTGAAAGTAATATACTGGAATCTGGTGGCCAGCAGAAAACAGCCTGGAAGAAAAATGAATCAAGCTCTGAGGCAACAGCATCTACATCAGAAAAAGACATGGTACAGGCCAAGAATAAAAATCTATCGGTGAAAAGTCGTCAAACGCAGAGTGGCCCACTCACACCTGGTGCTGTGCTTAGTCATTCAGTATCAGAAAGGGCTCGCATCTTTGAAAG GAGTGAGAATGAAAATCAACCGGCAATTGATAAAGCTAAATGTGAAGTACGACGAACACCAAGCTTTAGTGGTCCACTGATGCTTCCAAATCGAGCTTCGGCAAACAGTTTATCAGCTCCTATAAAATCTTCTGGAG GTTTTAGAGATTCTTTGGATGACAAGTCAAAGGCTAATTTGGTGCAAATTAAGGGGAGGTTTTCAGTGACATCAGAAAATTTAGATCTTGTAAAG GATATTCCATCAAGTACAATACCTCGTCGATCTTCACAG GGATCACCTCTAAGAAAGTCAGCAAGCGTTGGTGATTGGGTATTTGAATCCAGGCAAATG CCTACCACTCCGTCTGCCAAGGAGTTGAACAACAGCAACATACCTGCATCACTTCTCTTGCCTCACCTTCAGAATCTTTTTCAGCAGACGTCGATTCAACAG GATataattatgaatttactgAGCACCTTGCAACCAGCTGAGGCAGTAGAAG GTACTCAAAATGGAAAGTTGCCTCCACTGCCCCGCAGTTCTGAGACCAATGGAAGT GTCGAAGCTGCAGTTTCTGAGAGGGAGCGTTTATTGCTCCTCAAGGTCTCTGAGCTTCAAGCTAG gaTGAACAACTTGAGTGATGAACTGACTGCTGAAAAGATGAGACACATTCAA TTACAGCAACAGCTGAATGCTGTATCTGGGCAGGAAGAAAATGGGGACGGAAGATAA
- the LOC117627396 gene encoding serine/threonine-protein kinase BLUS1-like isoform X2 has protein sequence MGRMGANSRSHSANPSDYKLLEEVGYGASATVYRAIYLPFNEVVAVKCLDLDRCGSNFEDIRREAQTMSLIDHPNVVKAYCSFVVERNLWVIMPFMAEGSCLHLMKIAYPDGFEESAIGSILKETLKALVYLHKQGHIHRDVKAGNILLDTNGVVKLADFGVSACLFDAADRQRSRNTFVGTPCWMAPEVLQPGSGYNSKADIWSFGITALELAHGHAPFSKYPPMKVLLMTIQNAPPGLDYDRDKKFSKSFKEMVAMCLVKDQTKRPTAEKLLKHSFFKNAKPPELSIKKLFTDLPPLWNRVKALQLKDAAQLALKKMPSAEQEAISQSEYQRGVSAWNFDVEDLKAQASLVRDDDDIPEMMEEDEKLKSVVSYKEATGCQSSLGKLNENSEPYWTEYKEVNDYEAQQVESLNKKGKVLESNILESGGQQKTAWKKNESSSEATASTSEKDMVQAKNKNLSVKSRQTQSGPLTPGAVLSHSVSERARIFERSENENQPAIDKAKCEVRRTPSFSGPLMLPNRASANSLSAPIKSSGGFRDSLDDKSKANLVQIKGRFSVTSENLDLVKDIPSSTIPRRSSQGSPLRKSASVGDWVFESRQMPTTPSAKELNNSNIPASLLLPHLQNLFQQTSIQQDIIMNLLSTLQPAEAVEGTQNGKLPPLPRSSETNGSVEAAVSERERLLLLKVSELQARMNNLSDELTAEKMRHIQLQQQLNAVSGQEENGDGR, from the exons ATGGGGAGGATGGGAGCCAATTCCAGGTCTCACTCTGCGAACCCCAGCGACTACAAGCTTCTGGAAGAGGTTGGCTATGGCGCCAGTGCTACAGTGTACAGAGCGATCTATCTCCCTTTCAATGAAGTCGTCGCTGTAAAATGTTTGGATCTCGATCGCTGCGGCAGCAATTTC GAAGATATACGGAGGGAGGCGCAAACGATGAGCTTGATAGATCACCCAAATGTTGTAAAGGCGTATTGTTCATTTGTTGTCGAGCGAAACCTTTGGGTGATCATGCCATTCATGGCAGAGGGTTCTTGTTTGCACCTCATGAAAATCGCATATCCGGATGGGTTTGAGGAGTCTGCGATCGGTTCTATCCTTAAGGAAACCCTAAAGGCTCTGGTTTACCTTCATAAACAAGGTCATATTCACCGAGATGTTAAG GCGGGAAACATACTACTTGATACTAATGGGGTGGTGAAACTTGCGGACTTTGGTGTTTCAGCTTGCTTGTTTGATGCAGCTGATAGGCAACGCTCAAGAAACACTTTCGTAGGAACGCCATGCTG GATGGCACCAGAGGTATTGCAACCAGGAAGTGGATACAATTCCAA GGCTGACATTTGGTCATTTGGTATAACGGCATTGGAGTTGGCCCATGGTCATGCACCATTTTCAAAGTACCCTCCAATGAAG GTTCTCCTCATGACCATACAGAATGCCCCTCCAGGACTTGATTATGATCGTGATAAAAAGTTCTCTAAG TCTTTTAAAGAAATGGTTGCAATGTGCTTGGTAAAAGATCAAACAAAGAGACCAACAGCAGAGAAATTATTGAAACACTCCTTTTTCAAGAACGCAAAACCTCCAGAGCTTTCTATAAAGAAATTGTTTACAGACTTGCCACCACTTTGGAATCGTGTAAAAGCACTCCAG CTCAAAGATGCAGCACAACTGGCTTTGAAGAAAATGCCTTCAGCAGAGCAAGAGGCAATATCACAG AGTGAGTACCAGCGAGGAGTCAGCGCCTGGAACTTTGATGTTGAGGATTTAAAAGCCCAAGCATCCCTG GTgcgagatgatgatgatattcCAGAAATgatggaagaagatgaaaagttGAAATCCGTTGTTAGTTATAAG GAAGCAACTGGTTGCCAATCCAGTTTGGGGAAGTTGAACGAAAATAGTGAACCATATTGGACGGAATACAAAGAAGTAAATGATTATGAGGCACAACAGGTTGAAAGCTTGAACAAAAAAGGCAAGGTTCTTGAAAGTAATATACTGGAATCTGGTGGCCAGCAGAAAACAGCCTGGAAGAAAAATGAATCAAGCTCTGAGGCAACAGCATCTACATCAGAAAAAGACATGGTACAGGCCAAGAATAAAAATCTATCGGTGAAAAGTCGTCAAACGCAGAGTGGCCCACTCACACCTGGTGCTGTGCTTAGTCATTCAGTATCAGAAAGGGCTCGCATCTTTGAAAG GAGTGAGAATGAAAATCAACCGGCAATTGATAAAGCTAAATGTGAAGTACGACGAACACCAAGCTTTAGTGGTCCACTGATGCTTCCAAATCGAGCTTCGGCAAACAGTTTATCAGCTCCTATAAAATCTTCTGGAG GTTTTAGAGATTCTTTGGATGACAAGTCAAAGGCTAATTTGGTGCAAATTAAGGGGAGGTTTTCAGTGACATCAGAAAATTTAGATCTTGTAAAG GATATTCCATCAAGTACAATACCTCGTCGATCTTCACAG GGATCACCTCTAAGAAAGTCAGCAAGCGTTGGTGATTGGGTATTTGAATCCAGGCAAATG CCTACCACTCCGTCTGCCAAGGAGTTGAACAACAGCAACATACCTGCATCACTTCTCTTGCCTCACCTTCAGAATCTTTTTCAGCAGACGTCGATTCAACAG GATataattatgaatttactgAGCACCTTGCAACCAGCTGAGGCAGTAGAAG GTACTCAAAATGGAAAGTTGCCTCCACTGCCCCGCAGTTCTGAGACCAATGGAAGT GTCGAAGCTGCAGTTTCTGAGAGGGAGCGTTTATTGCTCCTCAAGGTCTCTGAGCTTCAAGCTAG gaTGAACAACTTGAGTGATGAACTGACTGCTGAAAAGATGAGACACATTCAA TTACAGCAACAGCTGAATGCTGTATCTGGGCAGGAAGAAAATGGGGACGGAAGATAA
- the LOC117627396 gene encoding serine/threonine-protein kinase BLUS1-like isoform X4, translated as MGRMGANSRSHSANPSDYKLLEEVGYGASATVYRAIYLPFNEVVAVKCLDLDRCGSNFEDIRREAQTMSLIDHPNVVKAYCSFVVERNLWVIMPFMAEGSCLHLMKIAYPDGFEESAIGSILKETLKALVYLHKQGHIHRDVKAGNILLDTNGVVKLADFGVSACLFDAADRQRSRNTFVGTPCWMAPEVLQPGSGYNSKADIWSFGITALELAHGHAPFSKYPPMKVLLMTIQNAPPGLDYDRDKKFSKSFKEMVAMCLVKDQTKRPTAEKLLKHSFFKNAKPPELSIKKLFTDLPPLWNRVKALQLKDAAQLALKKMPSAEQEAISQSEYQRGVSAWNFDVEDLKAQASLVRDDDDIPEMMEEDEKLKSVVSYKEATGCQSSLGKLNENSEPYWTEYKEVNDYEAQQVESLNKKGKVLESNILESGGQQKTAWKKNESSSEATASTSEKDMVQAKNKNLSVKSRQTQSGPLTPGAVLSHSVSERARIFERSENENQPAIDKAKCEVRRTPSFSGPLMLPNRASANSLSAPIKSSGGFRDSLDDKSKANLVQIKGRFSVTSENLDLVKGSPLRKSASVGDWVFESRQMPTTPSAKELNNSNIPASLLLPHLQNLFQQTSIQQDIIMNLLSTLQPAEAVEGTQNGKLPPLPRSSETNGSVEAAVSERERLLLLKVSELQARMNNLSDELTAEKMRHIQLQQQLNAVSGQEENGDGR; from the exons ATGGGGAGGATGGGAGCCAATTCCAGGTCTCACTCTGCGAACCCCAGCGACTACAAGCTTCTGGAAGAGGTTGGCTATGGCGCCAGTGCTACAGTGTACAGAGCGATCTATCTCCCTTTCAATGAAGTCGTCGCTGTAAAATGTTTGGATCTCGATCGCTGCGGCAGCAATTTC GAAGATATACGGAGGGAGGCGCAAACGATGAGCTTGATAGATCACCCAAATGTTGTAAAGGCGTATTGTTCATTTGTTGTCGAGCGAAACCTTTGGGTGATCATGCCATTCATGGCAGAGGGTTCTTGTTTGCACCTCATGAAAATCGCATATCCGGATGGGTTTGAGGAGTCTGCGATCGGTTCTATCCTTAAGGAAACCCTAAAGGCTCTGGTTTACCTTCATAAACAAGGTCATATTCACCGAGATGTTAAG GCGGGAAACATACTACTTGATACTAATGGGGTGGTGAAACTTGCGGACTTTGGTGTTTCAGCTTGCTTGTTTGATGCAGCTGATAGGCAACGCTCAAGAAACACTTTCGTAGGAACGCCATGCTG GATGGCACCAGAGGTATTGCAACCAGGAAGTGGATACAATTCCAA GGCTGACATTTGGTCATTTGGTATAACGGCATTGGAGTTGGCCCATGGTCATGCACCATTTTCAAAGTACCCTCCAATGAAG GTTCTCCTCATGACCATACAGAATGCCCCTCCAGGACTTGATTATGATCGTGATAAAAAGTTCTCTAAG TCTTTTAAAGAAATGGTTGCAATGTGCTTGGTAAAAGATCAAACAAAGAGACCAACAGCAGAGAAATTATTGAAACACTCCTTTTTCAAGAACGCAAAACCTCCAGAGCTTTCTATAAAGAAATTGTTTACAGACTTGCCACCACTTTGGAATCGTGTAAAAGCACTCCAG CTCAAAGATGCAGCACAACTGGCTTTGAAGAAAATGCCTTCAGCAGAGCAAGAGGCAATATCACAG AGTGAGTACCAGCGAGGAGTCAGCGCCTGGAACTTTGATGTTGAGGATTTAAAAGCCCAAGCATCCCTG GTgcgagatgatgatgatattcCAGAAATgatggaagaagatgaaaagttGAAATCCGTTGTTAGTTATAAG GAAGCAACTGGTTGCCAATCCAGTTTGGGGAAGTTGAACGAAAATAGTGAACCATATTGGACGGAATACAAAGAAGTAAATGATTATGAGGCACAACAGGTTGAAAGCTTGAACAAAAAAGGCAAGGTTCTTGAAAGTAATATACTGGAATCTGGTGGCCAGCAGAAAACAGCCTGGAAGAAAAATGAATCAAGCTCTGAGGCAACAGCATCTACATCAGAAAAAGACATGGTACAGGCCAAGAATAAAAATCTATCGGTGAAAAGTCGTCAAACGCAGAGTGGCCCACTCACACCTGGTGCTGTGCTTAGTCATTCAGTATCAGAAAGGGCTCGCATCTTTGAAAG GAGTGAGAATGAAAATCAACCGGCAATTGATAAAGCTAAATGTGAAGTACGACGAACACCAAGCTTTAGTGGTCCACTGATGCTTCCAAATCGAGCTTCGGCAAACAGTTTATCAGCTCCTATAAAATCTTCTGGAG GTTTTAGAGATTCTTTGGATGACAAGTCAAAGGCTAATTTGGTGCAAATTAAGGGGAGGTTTTCAGTGACATCAGAAAATTTAGATCTTGTAAAG GGATCACCTCTAAGAAAGTCAGCAAGCGTTGGTGATTGGGTATTTGAATCCAGGCAAATG CCTACCACTCCGTCTGCCAAGGAGTTGAACAACAGCAACATACCTGCATCACTTCTCTTGCCTCACCTTCAGAATCTTTTTCAGCAGACGTCGATTCAACAG GATataattatgaatttactgAGCACCTTGCAACCAGCTGAGGCAGTAGAAG GTACTCAAAATGGAAAGTTGCCTCCACTGCCCCGCAGTTCTGAGACCAATGGAAGT GTCGAAGCTGCAGTTTCTGAGAGGGAGCGTTTATTGCTCCTCAAGGTCTCTGAGCTTCAAGCTAG gaTGAACAACTTGAGTGATGAACTGACTGCTGAAAAGATGAGACACATTCAA TTACAGCAACAGCTGAATGCTGTATCTGGGCAGGAAGAAAATGGGGACGGAAGATAA